Proteins encoded together in one Pseudorca crassidens isolate mPseCra1 chromosome 17, mPseCra1.hap1, whole genome shotgun sequence window:
- the DGAT1 gene encoding diacylglycerol O-acyltransferase 1 isoform X3 produces MALEGRCHRLQDSLFSSDSGFNNYRGILNWCVVMLVLSNARLFLENLIKYGILVDPIQVVSLFLKDPYSWPALCLVIVANVFAVAAFQVEKRLAVGALTEPAGLLLHVVNLATILCFPAAVALLLESITPVGSVLALMAYTILFLKLFSYRDVNLWCRQQRRARAKAKAAAAGKKANGGAAQCTVSYPDNLTYRDLYYFLFAPTLCYELNFPRSARIRKRFLLRRLLEMLFLTQLMVGLIQQWMVPTIQNSMKPFKDMDHSRIIERLLKLAVPNHLIWLIFFYWLFHSCLNAVAELMHFGDREFYRDWWNSESVTYFWQNWNIPVHKWCLRHFYKPMLRKGSSKWVARTGVFLASAFFHEYLVSVPLRMFRLWAFTGMMAQIPLAWIVGRFFRGNYGNAAVWLTIIIGQPVAVLMYVHDYYVLNHEAPTAAA; encoded by the exons ATGGCGCTGGAGGGCAG GTGCCACCGCCTGCAGGATTCTCTGTTCAGCTCTGACAGTGGCTTCAACAACTACCGTGGCATCCTGAATTGGTGTGTGGTGATGCTG GTCTTGAGCAATGCACGGTTATTTTTAGAGAACCTCATCAA GTACGGCATCCTGGTGGATCCCATCCAGGTGGTGTCTCTGTTTCTGAAGGACCCCTACAGCTGGCCCGCCCTGTGCCTGGTCATTG TGGCCAACGTCTTTGCCGTGGCTGCGTTCCAGGTGGAGAAGCGCCTGGCTGTG GGTGCCCTGACGGAGCCAGCAGGGCTGCTGCTGCACGTGGTCAACTTGGCCACTATTCTCTGCTTCCCGGCGGCTGTGGCCTTACTGCTTGAGTCCATCACTCCAG TGGGCTCCGTGCTGGCTCTGATGGCGTACACCATCCTCTTCCTCAAGCTGTTCTCCTATCGGGACGTCAACCTGTGGTGCCGACAGCAGCGCAGGGCTAGGGCCAAGGCCAAGGCTG CTGCTGCGGGTAAGAAGGCCAACGGGGGAGCCGCCCAGTGCACCGTGAGCTACCCTGACAACCTGACTTACCGAG ATTTGTACTACTTCCTCTTTGCCCCCACCCTGTGTTACGAGCTCAACTTCCCCCGCTCCGCCCGCATCCGAAAGCGTTTCCTGCTGCGTCGGCTCCTTGAGATg cTGTTCCTCACGCAGCTCATGGTGGGGCTGATTCAGCAG TGGATGGTCCCCACCATCCAGAACTCCATGAAGCCCTTCAAG GACATGGACCACTCCCGCATCATCGAGCGCCTCCTGAAGCTGGCG GTCCCCAACCACCTCATCTGGCTCATCTTCTTCTACTGGCTGTTCCACTCCTGCCTTAACGCCGTGGCCGAGCTCATGCACTTCGGAGACCGGGAGTTCTATcgggactggtg GAACTCTGAGTCCGTCACCTACTTTTGGCAGAACTGGAACATCCCCGTACACAAGTGGTGCCTAAG ACACTTCTACAAGCCCATGCTCCGGAAGGGCAGCAGCAAGTGGGTAGCCAGGACGGGGGTGTTCCTGGCTTCGGCCTTCTTCCACGAG TACCTGGTGAGCGTCCCTCTGCGCATGTTCCGCCTCTGGGCCTTCACGGGCATGATGGCTCAG ATCCCACTGGCCTGGATAGTGGGCCGCTTTTTCCGCGGCAACTACGGCAACGCGGCCGTGTGGCTGACCATCATCATCGGGCAGCCGGTGGCGGTGCTCATGTACGTCCACGACTACTACGTGCTCAACCACGAGGCCCCGACGGCCGCGGCCTGA
- the DGAT1 gene encoding diacylglycerol O-acyltransferase 1 isoform X4, which produces MLVLSNARLFLENLIKYGILVDPIQVVSLFLKDPYSWPALCLVIVANVFAVAAFQVEKRLAVGALTEPAGLLLHVVNLATILCFPAAVALLLESITPVGSVLALMAYTILFLKLFSYRDVNLWCRQQRRARAKAKAAAAGKKANGGAAQCTVSYPDNLTYRDLYYFLFAPTLCYELNFPRSARIRKRFLLRRLLEMLFLTQLMVGLIQQWMVPTIQNSMKPFKDMDHSRIIERLLKLAVPNHLIWLIFFYWLFHSCLNAVAELMHFGDREFYRDWWNSESVTYFWQNWNIPVHKWCLRHFYKPMLRKGSSKWVARTGVFLASAFFHEYLVSVPLRMFRLWAFTGMMAQIPLAWIVGRFFRGNYGNAAVWLTIIIGQPVAVLMYVHDYYVLNHEAPTAAA; this is translated from the exons ATGCTG GTCTTGAGCAATGCACGGTTATTTTTAGAGAACCTCATCAA GTACGGCATCCTGGTGGATCCCATCCAGGTGGTGTCTCTGTTTCTGAAGGACCCCTACAGCTGGCCCGCCCTGTGCCTGGTCATTG TGGCCAACGTCTTTGCCGTGGCTGCGTTCCAGGTGGAGAAGCGCCTGGCTGTG GGTGCCCTGACGGAGCCAGCAGGGCTGCTGCTGCACGTGGTCAACTTGGCCACTATTCTCTGCTTCCCGGCGGCTGTGGCCTTACTGCTTGAGTCCATCACTCCAG TGGGCTCCGTGCTGGCTCTGATGGCGTACACCATCCTCTTCCTCAAGCTGTTCTCCTATCGGGACGTCAACCTGTGGTGCCGACAGCAGCGCAGGGCTAGGGCCAAGGCCAAGGCTG CTGCTGCGGGTAAGAAGGCCAACGGGGGAGCCGCCCAGTGCACCGTGAGCTACCCTGACAACCTGACTTACCGAG ATTTGTACTACTTCCTCTTTGCCCCCACCCTGTGTTACGAGCTCAACTTCCCCCGCTCCGCCCGCATCCGAAAGCGTTTCCTGCTGCGTCGGCTCCTTGAGATg cTGTTCCTCACGCAGCTCATGGTGGGGCTGATTCAGCAG TGGATGGTCCCCACCATCCAGAACTCCATGAAGCCCTTCAAG GACATGGACCACTCCCGCATCATCGAGCGCCTCCTGAAGCTGGCG GTCCCCAACCACCTCATCTGGCTCATCTTCTTCTACTGGCTGTTCCACTCCTGCCTTAACGCCGTGGCCGAGCTCATGCACTTCGGAGACCGGGAGTTCTATcgggactggtg GAACTCTGAGTCCGTCACCTACTTTTGGCAGAACTGGAACATCCCCGTACACAAGTGGTGCCTAAG ACACTTCTACAAGCCCATGCTCCGGAAGGGCAGCAGCAAGTGGGTAGCCAGGACGGGGGTGTTCCTGGCTTCGGCCTTCTTCCACGAG TACCTGGTGAGCGTCCCTCTGCGCATGTTCCGCCTCTGGGCCTTCACGGGCATGATGGCTCAG ATCCCACTGGCCTGGATAGTGGGCCGCTTTTTCCGCGGCAACTACGGCAACGCGGCCGTGTGGCTGACCATCATCATCGGGCAGCCGGTGGCGGTGCTCATGTACGTCCACGACTACTACGTGCTCAACCACGAGGCCCCGACGGCCGCGGCCTGA